The following proteins are encoded in a genomic region of Acidobacteriota bacterium:
- a CDS encoding DUF697 domain-containing protein gives MWKRWSRIAFALTALGTVVLLGLVVNQTAQLVSLATALHPTLGSAVLGVLLVVYGICLLVPLILFFRLPKPLQPPPVDEGRAFERHLRALGRRLADNEQAGPGPFRAREEIEAGLERLGAQADDVARRAASDVFIATAVSQHGSLDALVMLGVQAKMIWRLAHVYHQRPGAREIVHLYANVGATAFIAGELEDMDISDHIQPVVSGVFGSVAGSVPGLQTASTVFVSSVLGGATNAFLTLRVAMIAKQYCAALTSRPRRNLRRAAVVQAGGMLGGIVRSGARRVSQGLLTASGRSVSGSARHLGRRVRAAGQALADRLGPSTGG, from the coding sequence ATGTGGAAAAGGTGGTCCCGGATCGCGTTCGCGCTCACCGCCCTCGGGACGGTTGTCCTGCTCGGCCTGGTGGTGAACCAGACCGCCCAGCTCGTCTCGCTCGCCACCGCGCTTCATCCGACCCTCGGCTCGGCCGTTCTCGGCGTCCTGCTCGTCGTCTACGGCATCTGCCTCCTGGTGCCGCTGATTCTGTTCTTCCGGCTGCCGAAGCCGCTGCAACCGCCGCCGGTCGACGAAGGACGGGCGTTCGAACGGCATCTGCGGGCGCTCGGCCGGCGCCTCGCGGACAACGAGCAGGCCGGCCCCGGACCGTTCCGCGCCCGCGAGGAGATCGAAGCCGGGCTCGAGCGCCTGGGCGCCCAGGCCGACGACGTGGCCCGGCGGGCCGCATCCGATGTCTTCATCGCCACGGCCGTCTCGCAGCACGGCAGCCTCGACGCCCTGGTCATGCTCGGCGTCCAGGCGAAGATGATCTGGCGTCTGGCGCACGTCTATCACCAACGCCCCGGCGCCCGCGAGATCGTCCACCTGTATGCGAACGTCGGCGCGACCGCCTTCATCGCCGGCGAGCTCGAGGACATGGACATCAGCGACCACATCCAGCCGGTCGTCTCGGGCGTGTTCGGATCGGTGGCGGGGAGCGTGCCCGGGCTGCAGACCGCCAGCACGGTCTTCGTCAGCTCCGTGCTCGGCGGCGCCACGAACGCGTTCCTGACGCTGCGAGTCGCCATGATCGCGAAGCAGTATTGCGCGGCGCTTACGTCCCGACCGCGCCGCAACCTCCGCCGGGCGGCGGTCGTGCAGGCCGGCGGGATGCTCGGCGGGATCGTGCGTAGCGGTGCGCGCCGCGTGTCCCAGGGACTGCTGACGGCCTCCGGCCGCAGCGTCAGCGGCAGCGCAAGACATCTGGGGCGCCGCGTACGTGCGGCCGGCCAGGCGCTGGCGGATCGTCTCGGGCCGTCCACGGGCGGCTAA